From a region of the Myxococcaceae bacterium JPH2 genome:
- a CDS encoding IS630 family transposase: MAVAAVGRGASCHAVARALECATSTVVGAVRRYREGGRQALRDRRESNGRPKVDSTFRERLARVLAGTPEDWGWCRPTWTRELLCQEMARRGLVRVSVATMGRALASLGARLKAAKPIVECPWPGWKRRRRLHELRCLAVHGPDKEPVLHVDEVDIHLNPKVGRDWCLPGHRRVVVTPGNNQKRYLAGALNVRTGKLTWVEGRSKASALFIQLLWRLASDYRRARHIHLVLDNAAVHSSRKTRKVLAQLGERFVLHFLPPYCPQGNRIERVWLDLHANVTRNHRCRTMARLMARVHAYLAARSAQRFASPFLRRTDLRRTA; this comes from the coding sequence ATGGCAGTAGCGGCCGTGGGACGAGGGGCTTCGTGCCACGCCGTCGCCCGGGCCCTGGAGTGCGCGACTTCGACGGTGGTGGGCGCGGTGCGCCGCTACCGAGAAGGAGGGCGACAGGCACTGCGAGACAGGAGGGAGAGCAACGGCCGCCCCAAGGTAGACAGCACGTTCCGCGAGCGGTTGGCGCGAGTACTGGCGGGCACGCCCGAGGATTGGGGCTGGTGTCGTCCGACGTGGACGCGGGAGTTGCTGTGCCAGGAGATGGCGCGCCGAGGCCTGGTTCGCGTGTCGGTGGCCACCATGGGACGTGCACTCGCCTCCCTGGGGGCGCGGCTCAAGGCGGCCAAACCCATCGTCGAGTGTCCTTGGCCCGGGTGGAAGCGACGCCGTCGACTCCACGAGTTGAGGTGTCTCGCGGTGCATGGCCCTGACAAGGAGCCTGTTCTCCACGTGGACGAGGTCGACATCCATCTCAACCCCAAGGTGGGACGCGACTGGTGTCTACCTGGGCACAGACGCGTGGTGGTGACGCCGGGCAACAACCAGAAGCGCTACCTCGCGGGCGCTCTCAATGTCCGCACGGGAAAGCTGACGTGGGTGGAGGGACGGAGCAAAGCCAGCGCACTCTTCATTCAGCTTCTCTGGCGTCTGGCGAGTGACTATCGGCGCGCACGCCACATCCACCTCGTCCTCGACAACGCCGCCGTCCACTCCAGCAGGAAGACGCGCAAGGTGCTCGCGCAGCTCGGCGAGCGATTCGTCCTCCACTTCCTGCCGCCCTACTGCCCCCAGGGCAATCGCATCGAGCGTGTGTGGCTCGACTTGCATGCCAATGTCACCCGAAATCACCGCTGCCGCACCATGGCTCGACTCATGGCCCGGGTGCATGCCTACCTCGCCGCTCGCTCCGCCCAGCGCTTCGCCAGTCCATTCCTGCGCCGCACCGATCTCAGGCGCACCGCCTGA
- a CDS encoding glutamate racemase, translating to MRHDSHGPIGVFDSGIGGLTVLKTLMAHLPQESTLYLGDTARVPYGTKSSEVVTKYSLKNAQFLQARGIKLLVVACNTASAAALPALAATLPIPVVGVIEPGARAALARTSGGGVGVIGTPGTIRSGAYQRALEAGGRAVRVKARACPLFVPLVEEGWTTGDVPMLVAREYLSEFARDGVDTLVLGCTHYPLLKGVIAEVVGPQVTLVDSAEATAQAVVELLAAKDLMAPAGGPPPSHHFFVTDVPEVFADVGARFLGRPIPSAELVDLSF from the coding sequence ATGCGGCATGACAGCCACGGACCCATTGGAGTCTTCGACTCCGGCATCGGCGGCCTCACGGTCCTCAAGACGTTGATGGCCCACCTCCCCCAGGAGAGCACCCTGTATCTGGGGGACACCGCGCGGGTGCCCTATGGCACCAAGTCCAGCGAGGTGGTGACGAAGTACTCGCTGAAGAACGCGCAGTTCCTCCAGGCGCGAGGCATCAAGCTGCTGGTCGTGGCGTGCAACACCGCGTCCGCCGCGGCCCTGCCGGCCCTGGCCGCGACGCTCCCCATCCCCGTGGTGGGCGTCATCGAGCCCGGCGCTCGCGCGGCGCTGGCGCGGACCTCGGGCGGCGGCGTGGGCGTGATTGGAACGCCCGGCACCATCCGCTCGGGGGCCTACCAGCGGGCGCTGGAGGCAGGGGGCCGCGCGGTGCGCGTCAAGGCCCGCGCCTGTCCGCTCTTCGTGCCGCTGGTGGAGGAGGGGTGGACGACGGGGGACGTGCCCATGCTCGTCGCGCGCGAGTACCTGTCCGAGTTCGCCCGCGATGGCGTGGACACCCTGGTGCTGGGCTGCACCCACTACCCGCTGCTCAAGGGCGTCATCGCCGAGGTCGTGGGGCCGCAGGTGACGCTGGTGGACTCGGCGGAGGCCACCGCGCAGGCGGTGGTCGAGCTGCTCGCGGCGAAGGACCTGATGGCGCCCGCGGGCGGCCCGCCGCCCTCGCACCACTTCTTCGTCACCGACGTGCCGGAGGTCTTCGCGGACGTGGGCGCGCGCTTCCTCGGGCGGCCCATTCCTTCGGCGGAGCTGGTGGACCTGTCGTTCTAA